A window of Stenotrophomonas indicatrix genomic DNA:
GTTCCGCGGCCGCGTCGGCGATCGCGTGGGCTACTTCAACGCCGCCTTCGAACAGGTGATTGCGGCCACGTTCGATTTTGCCTGGCCATTCCAGGACGGCGTGGCCGAAGTCTGCAACGGCTGCCGCCGCGGCACGCCCGATGGCGACGGGCATACACCGATGGAAGGCGGCGAGTGGTTCCGCATCGATCGTTCCGGTCGTCGAGTGAAGTAAGGGGTTTATCGGCAGGGCGGCGCCCTGCACCTGCCGAAGCAACAGCAACGGCCGAAGCAACAGCAACAGCGGCATTCCGTGGGATGGCGGGGCGGTGTCGGATTGCGGGGACGCCGTGAACCCATCCATGGGGGCTTGGCAGCCGCATCCATGCGGCTGACACCCCGCAATCCGACACCGCCCCACCTCTGACAGTTGGCCGGTGGCCAGTAGATCCACGCCATGCGTGGATGCTCTTCGATCAACTGTCGAGATATTCAATTTCGATTGAAATTCATCCACGCATGGCGTGGATCTACGTGTCGACCAAGGTCGACACCCACCAAGGGCAGGCCATGCCGTTCCAACAGATCGCGGAGATCTGTCGAAGGCGGGGTGGGTCCGGTTGCGGGGGCGTGAGCGCCATGGGCCCGAGGCATGCCTCGGGCGGGTTGGGCAGGACGCCCAACCCCGGTCTTGCCGTGTGCGCAGGACAGCGCACACGAGCAAGGCGCGACCGAGCTTACAGGGGTGAGGGCGCTTTGCTTGCGAAGCACTGCTTCGCAAGCGCCCGAACGCACAGCCGCCAGCGGCTGGGCCGGGCCCCGGAGGGGGACTTGCAGCGCCCCCCGCAACCGGACCCACCCCGCCATCCCACGGTATGCCCGCTGTTGCCTTGGCTGTTGCCCTTGCATCGGCAGGTGCAGGGCGCAGCCCTGCCGACTCACCCACCCACCCTATACTTTCCGCCGTGACCGCCTTCCCCGCCCTCGTTCCGCTTGATGCACCGCTGCTGGTCGGCTACAGCGGCGGCCTGGATTCCACCGTGCTGCTGCACTGGCTGTGGCGATCGGCACAGGCCGCCGGCACGCCGCTGCGTGCGACGCACGTACACCATGGCCTGCAACCGGCGGCCGATGACTGGGTGCAGCACTGCCAGCAGCAATGCACGGTGCTGGGCATCGAACTGGCCGTGCACCACGTGCAGGTCAGCCGTGATGACGGCCATGGCATCGAAGGGGCCGCCCGGCTGGCACGTCGCGCTGCATTCAGCGCCGAGCTGCAGGCCGGGGAAACCCTGGCGCTGGCCCAGCACCAGGACGACCAGGCCGAGACCTTCCTGCTGCGTGCGTTGCGCGGTTCGGGCATCGATGGGCTGGCGGCGATGACCGCTGACAGCCGCCTCGATGGCCATCGGCTGTGGCGGCCACTGCTCGATGTGCCGCGCAGCGCGCTGCAGGCTTACGCGACGACACACGGCCTGCAGTGGATCGAAGATCCCAGCAATGGCGAAGACCACGCCGACCGCAATTTCCTGCGCCTGCGGGTGCTGCCACTGCTGCGCCAGCGCTGGCCGCATGCCACTGCCGCATTGGCCGGCAGCGCCGCGCATTGCGCGCAGACCCGTGCATTGCTCGATGAAGAAGACGCCGAACTGCTCGCCCACCTGGAAGTGGCACCCCGGGTGCTGTCGCTGGAGCTGCTGCGCCAGGTTGCACCGGAGCGTGCTGCGCGCGTGCTGCGTGCGTGGGTGCGCCGCCATGGCGCAGCCCCGTTGCCGGCGCATGTGCTGCGGCAAGTACAGAACGAATTGATGGCC
This region includes:
- the tilS gene encoding tRNA lysidine(34) synthetase TilS, with the translated sequence MTAFPALVPLDAPLLVGYSGGLDSTVLLHWLWRSAQAAGTPLRATHVHHGLQPAADDWVQHCQQQCTVLGIELAVHHVQVSRDDGHGIEGAARLARRAAFSAELQAGETLALAQHQDDQAETFLLRALRGSGIDGLAAMTADSRLDGHRLWRPLLDVPRSALQAYATTHGLQWIEDPSNGEDHADRNFLRLRVLPLLRQRWPHATAALAGSAAHCAQTRALLDEEDAELLAHLEVAPRVLSLELLRQVAPERAARVLRAWVRRHGAAPLPAHVLRQVQNELMAAGADRQSQVRWQQHAIRQWRQHAYLLPAALPVLPKDWQAAWDGRAPLQLPDGGQLRLLGTDGFEHPLDLRARQGGERIVLPGRTHSSALKDCLQREHLAPWRRAQLPLLFDQGQLLAAADVVIAAPLQAWLQARNAQLQWHPGGW